The following coding sequences lie in one Saccharopolyspora hordei genomic window:
- a CDS encoding DUF5313 family protein — MATDRPNLAQWVWYAFGGKLPDRCAEWVLHDVTCRTWVLRHVLRALTQLAPFCLLVLLPGPLEVRLSAILLGLLVGLFYSICYMGETAEHRAIKHGFPPGVARETREIRRDVQRVAKHGAGYRPWWG; from the coding sequence ATGGCGACCGACCGACCCAATCTCGCGCAATGGGTCTGGTACGCCTTCGGCGGCAAGCTCCCGGACCGCTGCGCCGAGTGGGTGCTGCACGACGTCACCTGCCGCACCTGGGTGCTGCGGCACGTCCTGCGCGCGCTGACCCAGCTGGCGCCGTTCTGCTTGCTGGTGCTGCTGCCCGGCCCGCTGGAGGTCCGGCTGAGCGCGATCCTGCTCGGGCTGCTGGTGGGCTTGTTCTACTCGATCTGCTACATGGGGGAGACGGCCGAGCACCGCGCGATCAAGCACGGGTTCCCGCCGGGCGTGGCGCGCGAGACCCGCGAGATCCGCCGGGACGTCCAACGGGTCGCCAAGCACGGTGCCGGCTACCGCCCCTGGTGGGGATAG